One Deltaproteobacteria bacterium genomic window, GGCATCATGGTGCTCCTGGGTGATCAGCCCTTTCTTCGTGCACAGACCATCGATTCGGTCATCCGTCGTTTTCAGGAGTCGGACAAGCCTGTTTGCGCAGCTTTCTACGGGCCTCGAAGAGGGCACCCGATCGTGTTCGATCGATCGTTGCTGTCCCGGCTCGAGAGACTGACGGGCGACGAAGGTGCTCGTCAACTGTTGAAGGAACATCCGGAGTGGATCGAGCCCGTGGCCGTCAATCCGGCGCTGGGGTTGGATCTGGACGATCCTTCCGACCTCGGAAGGCTGAGAGAACAAGCGTCCGACACGGTGCGCGAATGTTCACCCTCGTCATCGGCTCCATTGTCTTCAGCATTCAAACTGGACGCTTGTAGGAGAATCAGTCTTGTGGGGGCTGGAGGGAAAACAAGCCTTATGTTCGCCATGGCGAGGGAACTCGTGGCTACGGGACATCGGGTCATCACCACCACTTCCACCAAAATCTTCAGACCTACCCCTGACGAGACCCCCTTTCTGGAATTGACCGGGAAGGGAAACGGCATCTCACAGGACCGCCTCGATCGACTGCTCGACCGCTACGGCCACATCACCCTGGGGGACCGATTACGGGCCGACGAGAAAGTGTCCGGGCTTTCGAGAGCTGAACTGGCCCAGCTTTTCGAATGTATCGGCGACATCCATGTCCTGGTGGAAGCGGACGGGGCTTCGAGAAAGCCATTGAAGGCGCCTCGAGCCCACGAACCCGTCATACCCGATGGAACCGATCTGGTGGTTGGAGTTATGGGTCTCGAGGCCGTGAATCAGCCATTTACTGAAAAACGGGTCTTTTCGATGGACGAGTTTCAATTTGTAACCGGGTTGCCCTTCGGCTCGTTAATCACGCCGGAGGCCCTGACGCGTTTGGCCGTTCATCCGCAAGGCTTATTCAAAGGGGCGCCCTTAGGCGCCTTCCGGATTCCGTTTCTGAATAAGTATGACTTGCCGGTGGATAAAACCGTGGCAGCGGAGGTTGCGCGGAGGATGCTTCAAAGCGGTGAGTTCCTCCGAGTCGTAACGGGAAGCCTTTTTCCGGAAATAGACGTACGAATCCTGGAGGTGCAAGATGATGTGTAGAAGATGGGTGATCGTATCGGCCTTTGTTTCCTTCCTCTGCGCATCTTCACAGGTTGGGGTTTACGCTGCTCCGGACAGGCTCCCGGTCCCACCCTGTAATCTGGCCGGAACCTGGTATCCGGAGGATCCGGATCAGCTGAGACAAACAATCCAGGCGTTCCTGGATGAGGTCGACGACGAGAAGACGGACGGCACGATCCTGGCAGGGATCGTGCCCCATGCCGCACTGAAGTACTCGGGACGTGTGGCGGCCAACGTGTACAAACGACTTCAGAGTGGAAGGGTCCGCAACGTGATTATTATCGGCCCGAGCCATTACGCCCGATTCCATGGCGCTTCCATCGCCTTGGTGGAGGGGTATCAAACGCCGCTGGGGACGGTTCCCGTCAACCTGGACCTGGCTCGGCGAATCCTTGAAACCGGAGCCGTGTTTAAAACCATCCCGGAGGCGCACGAGAGGGAGCACTCCGTAGAGATTCATGTGCCTTTTCTCCAGGTCGTACTCGGCGATTTCCGCTTTGTGCCCGTGCTGATGGGAGGACAAACCATGCAGGAATGCTCCCTTATTGCCGATAGCCTGTACGCTTCCATAAAGGATATGACCGAGCCTCCCCTGATTCTGGCCAGTACGGATCTGTCCCATTTTCATAACTCGGAAGAGGCCGGACGGTTGGATGGTTATTTTCTCGAGAGGCTTAGCCGGTTTGAGCCCGAGGGTCTCCTTAGGGACCTCGAAGAGGGGAAGTGTGAAGCGTGCGGAGGAGCACCCGTTGTCACAACGCTTCTTCTCGCTCGAAAGCTGGGCGCCAACCAGGTCAGAGTTCTGACCTACGCCCATTCCGGAGAAGTGACCGGGGATATGACGCGGGTCGTGGGATATACCGCGGCAGTGGCGTTAAAGGCGCCGGGCCAAGCGCAACTCGAAACGGACTTGAATGAAAGTCACCGGAAGACGTTACTGGAACTCGCGCGGCGCACGATTACCTGT contains:
- the yqeC gene encoding putative selenium-dependent hydroxylase accessory protein YqeC, whose product is MSRDSIVGVILAAGFSRRMGDPKQLLMIQGQRLLERVILAALHSQLQRVVLVLGGYESSVRNALGDLLNHPKLVVISNPKPERGMGRSLSIGVSAIKQENMDGIMVLLGDQPFLRAQTIDSVIRRFQESDKPVCAAFYGPRRGHPIVFDRSLLSRLERLTGDEGARQLLKEHPEWIEPVAVNPALGLDLDDPSDLGRLREQASDTVRECSPSSSAPLSSAFKLDACRRISLVGAGGKTSLMFAMARELVATGHRVITTTSTKIFRPTPDETPFLELTGKGNGISQDRLDRLLDRYGHITLGDRLRADEKVSGLSRAELAQLFECIGDIHVLVEADGASRKPLKAPRAHEPVIPDGTDLVVGVMGLEAVNQPFTEKRVFSMDEFQFVTGLPFGSLITPEALTRLAVHPQGLFKGAPLGAFRIPFLNKYDLPVDKTVAAEVARRMLQSGEFLRVVTGSLFPEIDVRILEVQDDV
- the amrB gene encoding AmmeMemoRadiSam system protein B; translation: MMCRRWVIVSAFVSFLCASSQVGVYAAPDRLPVPPCNLAGTWYPEDPDQLRQTIQAFLDEVDDEKTDGTILAGIVPHAALKYSGRVAANVYKRLQSGRVRNVIIIGPSHYARFHGASIALVEGYQTPLGTVPVNLDLARRILETGAVFKTIPEAHEREHSVEIHVPFLQVVLGDFRFVPVLMGGQTMQECSLIADSLYASIKDMTEPPLILASTDLSHFHNSEEAGRLDGYFLERLSRFEPEGLLRDLEEGKCEACGGAPVVTTLLLARKLGANQVRVLTYAHSGEVTGDMTRVVGYTAAVALKAPGQAQLETDLNESHRKTLLELARRTITCSIEGKPAPSCSSEDPCLNTKQGLFVTLKKSGMLRGCIGTIVGVKPIVQATADMARAAAFEDPRFGPVQEEELDGIRIEISVLSPLRKLDDTDRIEIGKHGLYIRQGYRSGLLLPQVPLEFGWDREAFLTQACRKAGLPDKAWKDGAEIYTFTARVFGE